From the genome of Alphaproteobacteria bacterium, one region includes:
- a CDS encoding type III polyketide synthase, protein MEKQLQNNLPKVISIATSVPCYKLNQQDVKKLAIKIFDSRVDNFSRFLSVYDNASIQTRYSCVPLEWFENPIGLAERNALYIKNALNLLEEATIKSLDNAYLKLSDIDGIVVVSSSGIATPSLDALLMERLKFRRTIERLPIFGLGCAGGVIGLARTAQLAKATPQKRYLYMVVELCGLTFLYEDKSRSNIIATALFGDGASACIISCNGYGPEIMASHEHTWPDTLDVMGWGVTNHGLKAIFSQDIPTLIRNNMYDVVDYFLKQNNLSLSSIKNFLCHPGGTKVLDALEEILNLKSGSLIHSRTVMKNFGNMSAATIMFVLELALKNPQAGLYLLSSLGPGFTAALLLMRM, encoded by the coding sequence ATGGAAAAACAATTACAAAATAATTTACCTAAAGTTATTTCTATTGCAACTTCTGTTCCCTGTTATAAGTTGAATCAACAAGATGTTAAAAAATTAGCTATAAAAATTTTTGATTCTAGGGTTGATAATTTTTCCAGATTTTTATCTGTTTATGATAATGCTTCTATTCAAACACGATATTCTTGTGTGCCTTTAGAATGGTTTGAAAATCCTATTGGTCTTGCAGAACGTAATGCACTTTATATTAAAAATGCTTTAAATTTATTAGAAGAAGCTACCATTAAATCTTTAGATAATGCTTATCTTAAGCTATCTGATATTGATGGAATTGTGGTTGTATCAAGTTCAGGTATTGCAACACCATCCTTGGATGCTTTACTGATGGAAAGATTAAAATTCCGTCGTACTATAGAACGTTTGCCAATTTTTGGACTTGGATGTGCAGGTGGCGTTATAGGTTTAGCGCGAACAGCCCAATTGGCAAAGGCTACTCCTCAAAAACGATATTTGTATATGGTTGTTGAATTATGTGGTCTTACCTTTCTTTATGAAGACAAATCACGAAGCAATATTATTGCAACTGCTCTTTTTGGTGATGGGGCCAGCGCATGTATCATAAGTTGCAATGGGTATGGTCCAGAAATTATGGCATCGCACGAACATACATGGCCAGATACATTGGACGTTATGGGATGGGGTGTCACAAATCATGGATTAAAAGCAATTTTTTCTCAAGATATTCCAACCCTTATTCGTAATAATATGTACGATGTTGTTGATTATTTTTTAAAGCAAAATAATTTATCTTTGTCTTCAATTAAGAATTTTTTGTGTCATCCCGGTGGTACCAAAGTTTTGGATGCATTAGAAGAAATACTTAACCTTAAATCTGGCTCTTTAATACATTCACGTACCGTGATGAAAAATTTTGGTAATATGTCAGCTGCAACAATTATGTTTGTTTTGGAACTGGCGTTGAAAAATCCACAAGCTGGGTTGTATTTATTGTCAAGTTTAGGTCCTGGTTTTACCGCTGCTTTATTATTAATGAGGATGTGA
- a CDS encoding methylated-DNA--[protein]-cysteine S-methyltransferase produces the protein MTKTFFTIWKSPLGRMLLTSNGKALTRLHLETKKEKILVPQEWIEDEKNFKSLIKQLDLYFKGKLKKFDIALLPHGTTFQQRVWESLCTVPYGTTISYGGLAKKIHQPTAARAVGMANNRNPIGIIIPCHRVIGSDGSLVGYGGGLEIKQKLLDLEKTGVLPSDFI, from the coding sequence ATGACCAAAACCTTTTTTACTATTTGGAAAAGTCCTCTTGGACGTATGCTTTTAACGTCTAATGGGAAAGCATTAACAAGATTACATTTAGAAACTAAGAAAGAAAAAATTCTTGTCCCACAAGAATGGATTGAAGACGAGAAAAACTTTAAATCCTTAATCAAACAACTTGATCTATATTTTAAAGGTAAATTAAAAAAATTTGATATCGCTCTATTACCACATGGAACAACTTTTCAACAACGTGTTTGGGAAAGTTTATGCACCGTTCCTTATGGTACGACCATTAGTTATGGTGGGCTTGCCAAGAAAATTCATCAACCCACTGCAGCACGTGCTGTTGGTATGGCTAATAACCGCAACCCTATTGGCATTATCATTCCTTGTCACCGCGTGATAGGATCGGATGGTTCCCTCGTTGGTTATGGCGGTGGTCTAGAAATTAAACAAAAGCTTTTAGATTTAGAAAAAACTGGCGTCCTTCCTAGTGATTTTATATAG
- a CDS encoding transporter substrate-binding domain-containing protein gives MRIHGLYFFLGLISFLIFTLDAKAGQVLDRITSTKTMTAAYAPGWPPVAYLDDKNELVGFDVDVGKEIAKRLGATMKPITVAWEFIESGRWGNRWDIAIGSMTPTMARAEVLDFPGIYWYSPASFAVHKNNKTIHQLNDLNGKTIGVCGGCSTEDFLNNKLQFANYGDTKPNLTIKPGLIKSYDSEGAYFDDLKLGDGKRLDAILSNLPTLLESVKTQPFRIIEQPAFYEPLAVALDKGDKELSDKVKQIITDMHQDGTLTALSKKWFNGKDWSVVGTK, from the coding sequence ATGAGAATTCATGGTTTGTATTTTTTTCTTGGATTGATTTCTTTTTTAATTTTTACTTTAGACGCCAAAGCCGGCCAGGTTCTTGATCGTATTACATCTACAAAAACTATGACTGCAGCTTATGCCCCAGGTTGGCCTCCTGTAGCATATTTAGATGACAAAAATGAATTAGTTGGATTTGATGTTGATGTTGGTAAAGAAATAGCAAAACGATTAGGCGCCACCATGAAACCTATTACCGTAGCCTGGGAATTTATAGAATCAGGTCGTTGGGGAAATCGCTGGGATATTGCAATAGGTTCGATGACACCAACAATGGCACGTGCTGAGGTTTTAGATTTTCCTGGCATTTATTGGTATTCTCCAGCAAGTTTTGCTGTTCATAAAAATAACAAAACAATTCATCAACTAAACGATCTTAATGGCAAAACAATCGGTGTCTGTGGAGGATGTTCTACAGAAGATTTTCTAAACAATAAATTGCAATTTGCAAATTATGGGGACACTAAACCCAATCTTACAATAAAACCAGGTTTGATCAAATCTTATGATTCTGAAGGGGCCTATTTTGATGATCTTAAATTAGGTGACGGAAAAAGATTAGATGCGATTTTATCAAATCTGCCCACTCTTTTGGAATCTGTTAAAACACAGCCTTTCCGTATTATTGAACAACCTGCTTTTTATGAACCTTTAGCCGTTGCCCTTGATAAGGGAGATAAAGAATTATCCGATAAAGTTAAACAAATTATTACCGATATGCACCAAGATGGAACATTAACAGCTTTATCAAAAAAATGGTTTAATGGAAAAGATTGGTCTGTTGTTGGAACAAAATAA
- a CDS encoding cupin domain-containing protein, translating to METDLAKHGYKLSLDFLQKILDKNNQKFLVGFERGQLKIEIYKPKEVDLQQTHDQDEIYIVMSGKGQFFCNHTEISFKPMDLLFVPAHMPHSFKQFTDDLVVWVIFYGPPGGDQKSITSCLGGDSLI from the coding sequence ATGGAAACAGATTTAGCTAAGCATGGGTATAAATTATCTTTGGATTTTTTACAAAAAATTCTTGATAAAAATAATCAAAAATTTCTTGTTGGTTTTGAACGTGGTCAATTAAAAATTGAAATATATAAACCAAAAGAAGTCGACCTTCAACAAACACATGATCAAGATGAAATTTACATAGTTATGTCAGGTAAGGGGCAATTTTTTTGTAATCATACAGAAATTTCTTTTAAACCTATGGATTTATTATTTGTACCTGCACATATGCCTCATTCTTTTAAACAATTTACAGATGATTTAGTTGTGTGGGTGATTTTCTATGGTCCACCCGGCGGAGATCAAAAATCTATAACCTCCTGCCTGGGTGGGGATAGTCTAATTTAA